The DNA region TGATAGATCGACATAGGAGGTCCGGCAAGCGGCAGGTTTTGCGAGCAGGCCAACTCGAACAGTTTGCCGATATAGGTGCCGTAGTCTTCGACGCTCATCCGCTGCCGGCTATGCAAAATAGGTTGTGGTTTTACTTCCACTAAGGTGACCTGAATTTCGTCCAGGAAAGACATAATATCAACTCCTCTTTCTAAATGTAAAATGTCCATTGTCAGCCGGTGTTCCAGGGTTTTATAGTAGTCAATCCTAGCCTGGAGCTCCTGCTTTTTAACAGTGATTTTTTCCAGCAGGTATTTTTTGTCGGTGGAAGCAAGTAAAAATACAATTTCATCGAGTGAAAAACAGTAATCCTTAAGCCTGGTAATCAGTAATAACTGACGGAGCTGTGAAACATCATAAAACCGGTAGCCCGTAGCCGGGTGAGTGTGGACGGGTTTTAACAGTCCGATACTGTCGTAATGACGTAAGGTTCTGGTTGTAACTCCGCAAATTTTAGAGAATTCTCCAATGGAAAGCACATTTGCACCTCGAATCCTGATATTGTAGCACTAGCTTGCTATTAGTATAAGACTTTACGTTACGTCAATGTCAATATCGGTATATAAAAAATCTGGATATTGCATAGTTGAAAAAAGGAAAATGCATGTGATCAACGCAGGTAAAGATCGAAGGTTTACGATTGATGAGGAAGATGTTGCCGCGTCACTCACACTATTTTCTTAAGAAGCGGCAGACTCTTTCAGGAGTATTGTTTACGATAAAAAAAAACGGGGGCAACAACGCATTGGTTGTTTACCTCCATAGATACTCACAAGCTAAACTTTACCATAGCAGCAAGACAACACTAACTACAAAGTTGTGTGGGTGCCGTCACAATAAGGTGATTTCTTCGTTTGTTTACAGGCGCACAAATAGACTGTTTGATCTTTTTCGGCGGTAAATGCTAAGGGTTGGAAGGAAGTACCTTTGTGCGAGCCGTTACAAAAAGGCTGATTTGAACTCTTTCCACAAGCACACCAATAATAGGTTTGCCCTTGCTTGACTTCCACCGGAAGCGGAGATTTTTGGCTGATTACCGGTTTTTCCATGATGATTCCTCCTGTAAATGAATTTTTCCATCAGTCAATAATGGAAATTATTGATCATTTTCTTTGTTTTTTTCGATAATCCTTTAATTATCTTATGTTTTGTT from Propionispora hippei DSM 15287 includes:
- a CDS encoding MerR family transcriptional regulator, which translates into the protein MLSIGEFSKICGVTTRTLRHYDSIGLLKPVHTHPATGYRFYDVSQLRQLLLITRLKDYCFSLDEIVFLLASTDKKYLLEKITVKKQELQARIDYYKTLEHRLTMDILHLERGVDIMSFLDEIQVTLVEVKPQPILHSRQRMSVEDYGTYIGKLFELACSQNLPLAGPPMSIYHDKEFDPADNDTEVALPVQEQNAHTRILPGGLCATATCQGPYSNLPHVYAKLTEWLAENNYEMAAPPYEQYLKGPMEAPAAASFITQIYFPVKKVGQPE
- a CDS encoding CDGSH iron-sulfur domain-containing protein, which translates into the protein MEKPVISQKSPLPVEVKQGQTYYWCACGKSSNQPFCNGSHKGTSFQPLAFTAEKDQTVYLCACKQTKKSPYCDGTHTTL